In one Magallana gigas chromosome 9, xbMagGiga1.1, whole genome shotgun sequence genomic region, the following are encoded:
- the LOC105318684 gene encoding uncharacterized protein produces the protein MYEDSQKTIENSETMFSDSEPPSPRLLSRHSGASNSCHGCVENTKLLKQVLQELKELKEELSKNTNKQSPNTTGFTVEKSPIEAPLVEHLKKKFPIMLFPVNPDTELKAKVTVLLQKNGVTADLPVVLRSVRKYAARKFVDFRAQTKSKLLSEKLDVGAMQLAELARTIFSKFTDAVNLEIIKMTIILRSFCHEKKLLKKLRGREPVSLDFWVELKEHKERIDSDEDPLKWEKLQAREEKRIERY, from the exons ATGTATGAG gATAGCCAGAAAACAATAGAGAACAGCGAGACAATGTTTTCGGACTCGGAGCCCCCGAGCCCAAGACTATTAAGCAGACATTCGGGTGCCTCAAATTCCTGCCATGGCTGTGttgaaaacacaaaacttcTGAAACAAgtct taCAGGAATTAAAAGAACTAAAAGAGGAACTGTCTAAGAACACAAATAAGCAAAGTCCAAACACTACTGGATTTACTGTAGAGAAATCACCCATAGag GCCCCTCTTGTTGAACACCTGAAGAAAAAGTTCCCTATCATGCTATTCCCAGTCAATCCAGACACAGAATTAAAA GCTAAAGTGACAGTACTTCTTCAAAAGAACGGGGTAACCGCTGATCTTCCTGTAGTTCTCAGAAGTGTTCGAAAGTATGCGGCAAGAAAGTTCGTTGACTTCAGGGCACAGACCAAATCCAAG ttgCTTTCAGAAAAATTAGATGTGGGGGCAATGCAGTTGGCAGAACTGGCCAGGACCATCTTTTCCAAGTTCACAGATGCTGTGAACTTGGAAATTATCAAGATGACCATCATTTtg CGCTCCTTCTGCCATGAGAAGAAGCTCCTTAAAAAACTCAGAGGTCGGGAACCAGTCTCCTTGGATTTCTGGGTTGAATTGAAAGAGCACAAGGAAAGGATAGACTCAGATGAAGATCCTCTTAAATGGGAGAAACTCCAAGCCCGAGAGGAAAAGCGGATTGAGAGATATTAG
- the LOC136271179 gene encoding uncharacterized protein yields the protein MYRTKFKKKERFICECCDFSTDRFNNYKRHCETKKHRDCLDLTNHEETLSVSDIYQDQRSQADVDLTSSDSTDYAIDSDGPSCCDYIEDHSVTSDSDETKGNNSKQMQHEVLDDDDDEEIDTRITNDQESEPSDWFPFESKLHFLLSVLHSSKTHRVSDETLSFILYILRECCVKNVPSLAKIKSFWTENLKLDEMIQQNTDENGNIHWMVKPSAMLQMLIANPSTAQKIDRYPNILKIGTHKITTQSSAEKWKEMKFHWGKSKTMDFILGEIIEFSHKEKTLLGKIRQFMVKECDQENGELCVEVEELRKGDHPYFEDLFNEEENRCLVIMNKSLCVPIDKCSKYTVSQPIDVYLREVNDGYENFNLLSEEEKRDFFATSSLWKGKPIIKIPLNIFVDDLSANQSRRWAPLHGIQAQLAGLPLEEKNKNKNSIFLAASEQVAMMELLKPVCDDIKMCAEIGVDSYDAFLKQEITLTSEISSIISDYQMMSLVSNHMGPAAIKFCPKCLADKSDPFTIWPLRTSSATRKTLRRLEIHAQGSARTMIQKQTGIKFYDNCLWQHVDPHRDAPVGILHFLYLGLAKHLIQHCVRTLSEHQMQLLTLHLETVDQTDFSYRINADTFFKFLDSRQGKDYNIM from the exons ATGTATCggacaaaattcaagaaaaaagaaCGTTTCATTTGTGAATGCTGCGATTTTTCCACTGACCGATTTAATAACTACAAGCGACACTGTGAAACAAAAAAACACAGAGATTGTTTAGATTTAACAAATCACGAGGAAACTCTTTCAGTTAGCGATATTTATCAGGATCAGCGATCACAGGCCGATGTTGATCTGACAAGTTCTGATTCTACAGACTATGCTATAGACAGCGATGGCCCATCTTGTTGTGATTATATTGAAGATCACAGCGTCACTTCAGATTCTGATGAAACAAAGGGAAACAATTCAAAGCAAATGCAACACGAAGTTTTGGACGATGACGATGATGAAGAAATCGATACAAGGATTACGAACGACCAAGAGTCCGAGCCATCCGACTGGTTTCCATTCGAATCTAAGTTGCATTTTCTTTTAAGTGTTTTACACAGCTCTAAAACTCACCGAGTT AGTGACGAAACACTCTCATTTATTCTCTATATTTTGAGAGAGTGTTGTGTAAAAAATGTACCTTCATTGGCTAAAATCAAGTCATTTTGGacagaaaatcttaaactgGATGAGATGATACAacag AATACAGATGAAAATGGGAATATCCATTGGATGGTCAAACCATCTGCGATGCTTCAAATGCTTATAGCAAATCCTAGCACTGCACAGAAAATAGACAG ATAtccaaatatcttaaaaatcgGCACTCATAAAATCACAACACAAAGCTCTGCTGAAAAGTGGAAGGAAATGAAATTCCATTGGGGCAAAAGCAAAacaatggattttattttgggAGAGATTATTGAATTTTCCCACAAAGAGAAAACACTGTTGGGGAAAATTAGACAGTTCATGGTAAAGGAATGTGACCAG GAAAATGGTGAACTCTGTGTTGAAGTTGAGGAACTCAGAAAGGGTGATCACCCCTACTTTGAAGATTTGTTTAATGAAGAAGAAAATAG gtGTTTGGTGATTATGAACAAATCACTCTGTGTCCCAATTGATAAATGTTCTAAGTACACAGTATCTCAGCCAATTGATGTGTACCTGAGAGAGGTTAATGATGGATATGAGAACTTCAATTTACTGTCAGAAGAG gagaaAAGGGATTTTTTTGCAACATCTTCACTCTGGAAAGGAAAACCCATCATTAAAATTCCTCTTAATATATTTGTGGATGATTTGTCTGCAAACCAGTCCCGGAGATGGGCTCCTTTGCATGGGATACAAGCTCAATTGGCTGGTCTTCCTTTGGAGGAAAAAAACAAGAACAAGAACTCGATATTTCTAGCAGCATCAGAACAGGTTGCAATGATGGAGCTTTTAAAGCCAGTATGTGACGACATAAAAATGTGCGCAGA AATAGGAGTTGACAGCTATGACGCCTTTTTAAAGCAAGAAATAACGCTAACATCAGAAATTTCATCCATAATATCCGACTACCAGATGATGAGTTTGGTTTCAAATCACATGGGACCTGCAGCAATTAAGTTTTGTCCCAAATGTTTG GCTGACAAATCAGACCCATTTACAATATGGCCATTGCGAACATCATCTGCAACAAGGAAAACACTAAGGAGACTTGAAATTCATGCTCAAGGTAGTGCAAGAACAATGATACAAAAGCAGACCGGTATCAAATTCTACGACAATTGCTTGTGGCAGCATGTTGATCCCCACAg GGATGCACCTGTAGGAATTCTTCATTTCTTGTACCTTGGATTAGCAAAACACTTGATTCAG CACTGTGTCAGAACTCTAAGTGAACACCAGATGCAACTTTTGACTTTACATTTGGAAACTGTTGATCAAACTGACTTTTCCTACCGCATCAATGCTGAcacttttttcaagtttttggACAGTCGACAAGGAAAGGATTATAACATTATGTAA
- the LOC117687577 gene encoding uncharacterized protein: protein MLIFLQLQVAPFNMEFAGLKMPYVEALGKLALISKHIYQGVTSVGSEFEDYLAFIKDNIPQLGSKSKTHFCVHISDDIIRHGHPLHFTEDVFEKNHKSIRESIRHQNGHQRSRDTVIQFAKSELTKHVVSGGFLHLNDTWKQASSFVLSYGNDKKIKSFLGVPDQNENFKAGELRNVTRTSSRKPMGNPNLLEELELLTISVAIDTDIAKDAKLYSCLGCITSEGDYAGIQSFVLYSETVKDRIGVIQKLLRIKTKTAEHEIAFLKVCNISFTSCNQVVQLTNETHIKKTCHIRHVVHVIHDCKRGGCRVVENHNEKSLKHSNHNGYIINRFRISKLPDKLQL, encoded by the exons ATGTTAATCTTTTTACAGCTTCAGGTCGCTCCATTTAATATGGAATTCGCTGGGTTGAAAATGCCATATGTTGAAGCACTTGGAAAGCTTGCTTTG ATATCCAAGCACATTTATCAAGGTGTTACGTCAGTTGGTTCTGAATTTGAAGATTATCTTGCATTTATCAAAGACAACATTCCTCAACTTGGCAGCAAAAGCAAGACACATTTCTGTGTTCATATA TCTGATGACATAATAAGGCATGGCCATCCTCTTCATTTCACTGAAGACGTGTTTGAAAAAAACCACAAATCAATAAGAGAGAGTATTCGTCATCAGAACGGCCATCAAAGGTCAAGGGATACGGTCATCCAATTTGCAAAGTCAGAATTGACAAAACATGTGGTGTCTGGAGGTTTCTTGCATTTGAATGATACATG GAAACAAGCTAGCAGTTTTGTGCTGTCATATGGAAATGACAAGAAAATCAAGTCTTTTCTTGGAGTCCCTGaccaaaatgaaaattttaaagctgGGGAGCTGCGGAACGTGACCAGAACTTCTTCAAGGAAACCAATG GGTAACCCCAATCTACTGGAAGAGTTGGAGTTGCTCACAATATCTGTTGCCATTGACACTGATATTGCTAAAGATGCAAAACTATACAGCTGCCTAGGATGCATAACAAGCGAAGGAGATTATGCAGGCATTCAAAGCTTTGTCTTATATTCAGAAACTGTAAAG GACAGGATTGGAGTGATTCAGAAGCTTCTACGTATAAAGACCAAGACAGCAGAACACGAGAtagcttttttgaaagtgtgcaaCATTTCCTTTACAAGTTGCAACCAAGTGGTGCAGTTAACAAATGAGACTCACATTAAGAAAACATGCCACATTCGGCATGTTGTTCATGTTATTCATGACTGCAAACGAGGTGGCTGCAGAGTTGTAGAGAATCACAATGAAAAATCTCTAAAGCACAGCAATCACAATGGTTACATTATTAACAGATTTAGAATTTCCAAACTACCCGATAAGCTACAATTATAA